One genomic region from Panthera tigris isolate Pti1 chromosome D1, P.tigris_Pti1_mat1.1, whole genome shotgun sequence encodes:
- the CCDC86 gene encoding coiled-coil domain-containing protein 86 yields MDTPLRRSRRLEGLNPESPDTPSSVLQVRRALVEFRSDPEETREPGSPRSARQPGLESPRRQPETSPGSPILPQGAGLGSPRREPEPGPESLQRQQDPGPEPGPESLQRQQDPGPETPPILPESGPVSPGFQPKLSGESAESSQAQEELDSELALNKKELAPGSPRHQLQPGPASPEPYQGQQAPGPEPSRPLQELTAQPPGSPRGQHEPSKPPPAGETVRSGLGAKKRTSSSAQAPASKKLKEVEEVPVIPKGKPKSGRVWKDRSKKRFSQMVQDKPLRTSWQRKMKDRQERKLAKDFARHLEEEKERRRQEKKQRRAENLKRRLENERRAEVVQVIRNPAKLKRAKKKQLRSIEKRDTLALLQKQPPQRTAAKV; encoded by the exons ATGGATACACCGCTCAGGCGCAGCCGGCGGCTGGAAGGCCTAAACCCTGAGTCCCCCGACACCCCCAGCTCAGTTTTACAGGTGAGACGGGCCCTTGTGGAGTTCAGGTCGGACCCAGAAGAAACGAGGGAGCCCGGGTCACCTCGGAGTGCGCGGCAACCCGGCCTGGAGTCCCCCCGACGTCAGCCGGAGACAAGCCCGGGATCGCCTATTCTACCGCAGGGTGCAGGCTTGGGGTCCCCCCGAAGGGAGCCAGAGCCGGGCCCAGAGTCCCTCCAGCGCCAGCAAGATCCAGGCCCGGAGCCGGGCCCAGAGTCCCTCCAGCGCCAGCAAGATCCAGGCCCGGAGACGCCCCCAATACTTCCGGAGTCGGGTCCAGTATCCCCCGGATTTCAGCCAAAGCTAAGTGGGGAGTCCGCAGAGTCCTCCCAGGCCCAAGAAGAACTGGACTCGGAGTTGGCCCTGAATAAGAAGGAGCTGGCCCCCGGGTCTCCCCGACATCAGCTGCAGCCGGGCCCAGCATCACCAGAGCCTTACCAGGGTCAGCAAGCGCCGGGTCCGGAGCCCTCGCGACCACTACAGGAGCTGACAGCGCAGCCACCCGGCTCCCCCCGGGGTCAGCATGAGCCGAGCAAGCCACCTCCGGCTGGCGAGACGGTGAGAAGCGGCCTCGGGGCAAAGAAGCGGACGAGCTCTTCAGCCCAGGCCCCAGCGTCCAAGAAGttgaaggaggtggaggaggttcCCGTAATACCTAAGGGAAAGCCCAAATCGGGGCGGGTGTGGAAGGACCGCTCCAAGAAAAG GTTCTCCCAGATGGTTCAGGACAAGCCCCTGCGCACATCCTGGCAGCGGAAGATGAAGGACCGGCAAGAGAGGAAGCTGGCCAAGGACTTTGCTCGGCacctggaggaggagaaggagagacgCCGGCAG GAGAAGAAACAGCGCCGGGCGGAGAACCTGAAACGCCGCCTGGAGAATGAGCGGAGGGCAGAGGTCGTCCAAGTG atccGAAACCCTGCCAAACTCAAGCGGGCAAAGAAGAAGCAGCTTCGCTCCATCGAGAAGCGGGACACGCTGGCGCTGCTGCAGAAGCAGCCCCCCCAGCGGACAGCAGCCAAGGTCTGA
- the PTGDR2 gene encoding prostaglandin D2 receptor 2: MSANVTLKPLCPILEQMSRIQSHSNSSIRYMDHVSVLLHGLASVLGLAENGLILFVVGCRMRQTVVTTWVLHLALSDLLATASLPFFTYFLAVGHSWELGTTFCKLHSSVFFLNMFASGFLLSAISLDRCLQVVRPVWAQNHRTVAAAHRVCLVLWALAVLNTVPYFVFRDTIPRLDGRIMCYYNVLLLNPGPDRDATCNSRQAALAVSKFLLAFVVPLAIIASSHAVVSVQLRHRGRRRPSRFVRLVAAVVAAFALCWGPYHVFSLLEARAHADAELRPLVWRGLPFVTSLAFINSVVNPLLYVLTCPDVLRKLRRSLRSVLESVLLDDSELGGLGSSRRRRASGPRPAPRPAPGRPAAGPPRWLAWLCGGRLASAQRARAQDESGP, encoded by the coding sequence ATGTCTGCCAACGTCACGCTGAAGCCGCTCTGCCCCATCCTGGAGCAGATGAGCCGCATCCAAAGCCACAGCAACTCCAGCATCCGCTACATGGACCACGTGTCGGTGCTGCTGCACGGGCTGGCCTCGGTGCTGGGCCTGGCGGAGAACGGACTCATCCTCTTCGTGGTGGGCTGCCGCATGCGCCAGACGGTGGTCACCACCTGGGTGCTGCACCTGGCGCTGTCCGACCTACTGGCCACCGCCTCCCTGCCCTTCTTCACTTACTTCCTGGCCGTGGGCCACTCGTGGGAGCTGGGCACCACCTTCTGCAAGCTGCACTCCTCCGTCTTCTTCCTCAACATGTTCGCCAGCGGCTTCCTGCTCAGCGCCATCAGCCTGGACCGCTGCCTGCAGGTGGTGCGGCCCGTGTGGGCGCAGAACCACCGCACGGTGGCCGCGGCCCACAGGGTCTGCCTGGTGCTCTGGGCCCTGGCCGTCCTCAACACGGTGCCCTACTTCGTGTTCCGGGACACCATCCCGCGGCTGGACGGCCGCATCATGTGCTACTACAACGTGCTGCTCCTGAACCCGGGGCCCGACCGCGACGCCACGTGCAACTCGCGCCAGGCGGCCCTGGCCGTCAGCAAGTTCCTGCTGGCCTTCGTCGTGCCGCTGGCCATCATCGCCTCCAGCCACGCGGTCGTGAGCGTGCAGCTGCGCCACCGCGGCCGCCGGCGGCCCAGCCGCTTCGTGCGCCTGGTGGCGGCCGTGGTGGCGGCCTTCGCGCTCTGCTGGGGGCCCTACCACGTGTTCAGCCTGCTGGAGGCGCGCGCGCACGCCGACGCGGAGCTGCGGCCGCTCGTGTGGCGCGGCCTGCCCTTCGTCACCAGCCTGGCCTTCATCAACAGCGTGGTCAACCCGCTGCTCTACGTGCTCACGTGCCCCGACGTGCTGCGCAAGCTGCGGCGCTCGCTGCGGAGCGTGCTGGAGAGCGTGCTGCTGGACGACAGCGAGCTGGGCGGCTTGGggagcagccgccgccgccgcgcctccggcccccgccccgccccccgccccgcccccggccgcccggccgccGGGCCCCCGCGCTGGCTCGCCTGGCTGTGCGGCGGCCGCCTGGCGTCCGCGCAGAGGGCCCGGGCCCAGGACGAGAGCGGCCCCTGA